The following coding sequences are from one Humulus lupulus chromosome X, drHumLupu1.1, whole genome shotgun sequence window:
- the LOC133805713 gene encoding uncharacterized protein LOC133805713, with the protein MSHDQRIKNTAEKKPSEEKVTDGLPKKEVVPLVSIEHHIKIPYSQRLRKQNLDKQFAKFVEVFKKLHINIPLTEALEKMPRYVKFMKEILSNKRKMGEYESVALIEECSTIVQRKHPQKLRDLESFTLPCTIGDIECKHALCDLGESINLMPLSVFRRLRLGEAKPTSVTLQLVDHLVKHPKGIIEDVLVKFDRFIFPTDFIVLDMEEDANVPIILGRPFLAIGQALIDIQKGELQLRVQGGEVVFNEGVYRVFRKL; encoded by the coding sequence ATGAGTCACGATCAAAGGATAAAGAACACAGCAGAAAAGAAGCCTAGTGAAGAGAAGGTTACTGATGGCCTCCCAAAAAAAGAAGTGGTACCTCTAGTGAGCATTGAGCACCATATCAAGATCCCATATTCACAAAGACTCCGCAAGCAAAATCTGGATAAACAGTTTGCAAAGTTTGTGGAGGTGTTCAAGAAGCTGCATATTAATATTCCTTTGACTGAAGCCCTGGAAAAAATGCCTCGCTACGTCAAATTTATGAAAGAGATCCTGTCTAATAAGAGAAAGATGGGAGAATATGAATCCGTAGCATTAATAGAAGAGTGTAGTACCATTGTGCAAAGGAAGCATCCACAAAAGTTAAGAGATCTGGAGAGCTTTACcttaccttgcaccattggggaCATTGAATGCAAGCATGCTTTGTGTGATCTGGGTGAAAGTATAAATTTGATGCCACTGTCAGTATTCCGTAGACTCAGGCTAGGTGAAGCAAAGCCCACATCTGTCACATTACAGTTGGTAGATCATTTAGTTAAGCACCCTAAGGGGATTATTGAAGATGTGTTGGTAAAATTCGACAGGTTTATATTTCCAACAGATTTTAttgttcttgatatggaagagGATGCAAATGTCCCAATTATTCTTGGGAGACCGTTCTTAGCCATAGGGCAAGCTCTAATAGACATTCAAAAAGGGGAGTTACAGTTAAGAGTACAAGGTGGCGAAGTAGTATTCAACGaaggtgtttaccgagtttttcggaaactataa